In Oryza sativa Japonica Group chromosome 3, ASM3414082v1, one DNA window encodes the following:
- the LOC4331344 gene encoding probable cytokinin riboside 5'-monophosphate phosphoribohydrolase LOGL3, with the protein MRQQQQQQQESRFKRTCVFCGSSQGNKTTYRDAAVDLAKELVARGIDLVYGGGSIGLMGLVSQAVYDGGRHVIGVIPKTLMTPEIIGETVGEVRPVSDMHQRKAEMARQSDAFIALPGGYGTLEELLEVITWAQLGIHHKPVGLLNVDGYYNSLLTFIDQAVEEGFISPSARRIIVSAPTAQELMDKLEEYVPYHDRVASGLNWETGHLGF; encoded by the exons atgaggcagcagcagcagcagcagcaggagagcAGGTTCAAGAGGACCTGCGTGTTCTGCGGCAGTAGCCAGGGCAACAAGACCACCTACCGCGatgccgccgtcgacctcgccaaAGAGCTG GTCGCGAGGGGCATTGACCTTGtgtacggcggcggcagcattgGCCTCATGGGCCTCGTCTCCCAGGCCGTCTACGACGGTGGCAGACATGTCATTGG GGTCATCCCCAAGACTCTCATGACCCCCGAG ATAATCGGAGAGACAGTAGGGGAGGTGAGGCCAGTGTCCGACATGCACCAGAGGAAGGCTGAGATGGCGAGGCAGTCTGATGCATTCATAGCCCTGCCCG GAGGATACGGAACACTGGAAGAGCTGCTTGAAGTCATCACATGGGCGCAATTAGGCATCCATCATAAACCG GTTGGGCTGCTGAACGTTGATGGGTACTACAACTCCCTGCTCACATTCATCGACCAAGCCGTGGAAGAAGGCTTCATCAGCCCCAGTGCTCGCCGCATCATCGTGTCGGCTCCAACGGCACAAGAACTCATGGACAAGCTTGAG GAATACGTCCCTTACCATGATAGGGTTGCGTCTGGGCTGAACTGGGAGACTGGTCATCTAGGGTTCTAA
- the LOC4331342 gene encoding NAC transcription factor 32 — MDGLISDDSMMMGGEVRAIESRLPPGFRFHPSDEELVGYYLRNKQQQQQQQTAATSMLVEVDLHACEPWDLPEVAKVGSDEWYFFSWRERKYATGWRRNRASKQGYWKATGKDKPILHPTVAGARKTLVFYSGRAPNGRKTAWVMHEFRLLHHHHHPNPNIQNMQQQEGDDWVLCRVFRKGNNSNGQPLATSSPPAHHLVESLISSPAPTIMSDHDRLFTIQLPHHQHCDEQYFFLDDDEQHQQQLLDLSVLQAPTSFESEQAPGHGGMEINIAEMESFDTTCAALQDASDYCMQLY, encoded by the exons ATGGATGGATTGATCAGTGATGATAGTATGATGATGGGTGGTGAGGTGAGGGCGATCGAGTCGAGGCTGCCTCCGGGTTTCAGGTTCCATCCCAGCGACGAGGAGCTAGTCGGCTACTACCTTCGgaacaagcagcagcagcagcagcagcagacggCGGCCACCTCCATGCTCGTCGAGGTTGACCTCCATGCCTGCGAGCCATGGGACCTACCAG AGGTGGCGAAGGTTGGTTCGGATGAGTGGTATTTCTTCAGCTGGAGGGAGAGGAAGTACGCGACGGGGTGGCGCAGGAACAGAGCGAGCAAGCAAGGGTACTGGAAGGCCACCGGGAAAGACAAGCCCATCCTTCATCCGACGGTGGCCGGCGCCAGGAAGACGTTGGTTTTCTACTCCGGTCGCGCCCCCAACGGCCGCAAGACCGCCTGGGTCATGCACGAGTTCCGCctcctccatcatcatcatcatccaaaCCCAAAT ATTCAGAATATGCAGCAGCAGGAGGGGGATGACTGGGTGCTGTGCAGGGTGTTCCGTAAGGGGAACAACAGCAATGGACAACCTCTAGCCACTTCTTCGCCACCTGCTCATCACCTGGTGGAGTCACTCATCAGCTCACCTGCACCAACTATCATGAGCGATCACGATCGGCTCTTCACCATCCAGCTGCCGCATCACCAACATTGTGATGAGCAGTACTTTTTCTTAGATGACGATGAacagcaccagcagcagctgctaGATCTTTCAGTGCTCCAAGCTCCAACCTCGTTCGAGTCTGAGCAAGCTCCAGGCCACGGTGGCATGGAGATTAATATCGCAGAGATGGAGAGCTTCGACACGACCTGTGCTGCGCTGCAAGACGCGAGCGATTACTGCATGCAGCTCTATTAA